The nucleotide sequence CGGCAAGGGCATGGCGGGCCTGATCGCGCAGATCCGCGCCGGCAAGTTCAGCGCCGGCCAGAATGTCGTCTTTGTCCACACCGGCGGGTCGGCGGCGCTGTTCGCCTATCGCTCGACTTTCGAGGCGGCCATCGCCAAGTCCCCCAAGGCCTGACCGCCTTCCCCCGGGCCGGCGCCTCCGGCCCTGCCCGGTGCTGGATATACTGCCGCCTGCGCAATCATTCCGGGAGCAGACGCGTGGACCGGCTACACGCCATGAAGACCTTCGTCACCGTGGTGGAAAGCGGCGGCTTCACCGCCGCCGCGCGCAAGCTCGATGTCTCGCTGTCGGTCGTCAGCCGCGTCATCACCGAGCTGGAATCCCATCTGGGCGTGCGCCTGCTGACGCGCACCACCCGCGTGGTGCGGCCCACCGACACCGGCGCCGCCTATCTCGAAAACTGCAAACGCATCCTGGGCGAGATCGAGGAAGCCGAACTCGCCGCCGCCGGCATGCATGCCGCGCCGCGCGGCAACCTGGTGGTGACCGCGCCGGTGCTGTTCGGCGCCCGCCATGTGACCCCCATCGTGGTCGAGTACCTGCAACGCTATCCCGAGGTCGACGCCCAGTGCCTGCTGCTGGACCGCAACGTCAACCTGATCGACGAAGGCGTGGACGTGGGCGTGCGCATCGGGGACCTGGCGAATTCATCGCTGCAGGCCATCCCGGTCGGCCGGGTGCGGCGCGTGGTATGCGCCGCGCCCGCGTATCTGGAACGGCATGGCGTGCCGCGCACGCCCGACGATCTGCTGGGCCACACGCTGATCCAGACCACCGGCGTCAGCACGATGGCGGAATGGCGCTTCCTGGAACAAGGCGAACCCAGGCACCTGCGCTTCACGCCCCGGCTGGCGACGTCGACCAACGACTCGGCCATCGCCGCCGCCGTCGCCGGCCTGGGCGTGGCGCGCGCGCTGTCGTACCAGGTGGCCGGCGAGTTGTGGGATGGCCAGCTGCGCGTGGTGCTGGCGGACTATGAACCGCCGCCCCTGCCCATCCATCTGATCCACCGCGAAGGCCGGCACGCCATGCAGAAAGTCCGGGCCTTCCTGGACCTGGCGATCGATCGGCTGCGCGCGGACAAATCGCTCAATTGATGCAGCTATTATTGCTGATATAAGAAGAATACTTTCTCCTGGCGGCGGTTTTTCCCGGTCCGTAGCCCTCCTATGATTCGTTCCAGCACGAGATTACGTGCAAAAACCGCAAACATAGGACTGCCGCCATGAAACTCTACCACCACCCCCTCTCCGGCCACTCCCACCGCGCCCGCCTGTTCCTGTCCCTGATCGGCGCGCCCGCCGAGCTCGTCGAGGTCGACCTGGCTGCGCGGGCCCACAAGCAGCCGGAATTCCTGAAGCTGAATCCCTTCGGCCAGGTGCCGGTGCTGGTCGACGGCGAGACGGTGGTGGCGGACTCCAACGCCATCCTGGTCTACGTGGGCAAGAAACTGGGCAGGACCGACTGGGTGCCGGAAGCGCCCGAGCAGGCGGCCGCCGTGCAGCGCTGGCTGTCGGTCGCGGCCGGCGATATCGCCTTCGGCCCCGCCGCCGCGCGGCTGGTCACGGTGTTCGGCGCCTCGCTGGACGCCCAGGCTGCCATCGCCCGTGCCCATGTCGTGCTCAAGCGCATGGACGACGCGCTGGCGCAAGGACCCTGGATCGCCGCCGCGCATCCCACCATCGCGGATGTCGCGCTGTACAGCTACACGGCGCGCGCGCCGGAAGGCTATGTGGACCTGAAGGACTACGCCAACGTGCGGCAATGGCTGGCGCGGGTGGAAGCGCTGCCCGGCTTCGTGCCCTTCCAGCGCACGCCGGTAGGCCTGGACGCCTGAGAAGGCCGCAGGAGAACGCCGCGGCGCACGGCGGGCCCCGTAGCGGGCCCGCGCACACCACCAGACAAGGAGCCACCATGTCCACCCTACCCTGGCACCGCGGGGAACTTGCCCTGCAATCGCATGCGGGCGCGCTCGCCAAAATGGACGATGTCGGCCGCCGCTTCATCCGCGACTACATGCCCGACCAGCACCGCGAGTTCTTCGCACAGCTGCCTTTCGTCGTGCTGGGGGCCGTGGCGCCGGACGGCACGGTATGGGCGACGCTGCGCGCCGCGCAGCCGGGCTTCCTGGTTTCGCCCCATCCCCGGCGCCTGGATATCGCCATCGCCCGCGAGCCCGCCGATCCCGCGGATGGCGGCCTGGAGGACGGTCAACCGGTGGGCCTGCTGGGCATCGACATGGCGACGCGGCGGCGCAACCGCATGAACGGCACCCTGCATCATGGCGATGGCGGGATCTCGCATATCGACGTGGTGCACAGCTTCGGCAATTGCCCCCGCTACATCCAGCAGCGCACCCTGTCTTTCACCCGCGATCCACGGGAACAGACCCGTATCGCGCCCCAAGTCCTGCCCGCGCTCGACGAGCGGGCCCGCGCCTTGATCGGCGGGGCGGACAGCTTCTTCGTCGCCTCTTATGCGGACCTGCCCGCAGGGCGGCAGGTGGACGTCTCGCATCGCGGCGGCAAGCCCGGCTTTGTCCGGCTCGACGACGATGGCGGCATGACGATTCCCGATTTCAACGGCAACCTGTTCTTCAACACGCTGGGCAACTTCATGGTCAATCCGGCGGCCGGACTGACCTTTGCCGACTTCGATACCGGCGAACTGCTGCAAATGAGCGGCACCGCCGAAGTGATCGTCGACTCCCCGGAGATCGCGGCCTTCCAGGGCGCCGAGCGGTTGTGGCGTTTCTTCCCGCGCACCATCGTGCGCCGTGAGCAGGCCTTGCCGCTGCGCTGGGCGCGCAGGGAAGACGGGGCATCGCCCAGCTCGCTGCTGACCGGCAGCTGGGATGACGCCGCCGACCGCATGCGCGCGGCCGCGCTGGCCGGCCGCTGGCGGCCATTCCGCGTGGCGCGCATCGTCGACGAAAGCAGCAGCGTGCGCTCTTTCCACCTGGAGCCCGCCGATGGCGCGGGCCGCGCGCCGCACCTGGCGGGCCAGTTCCTGCCCATACGCGTGACGCCCGCCGGCCAGGACAGGCCGCTGCCGCGCACCTACACCGTATCCTCCGCGCCTTCGGATGCCGGCTACCGCATCAGCGTCAAGCGCGAAGGCGCCGTATCTAGCCATCTGCACGACAGCGTGCACGTGGGCGACATCGTCGAAGCCCGCGTCCCCGGCGGCAATTTCACGGTGGACGCGGCGGAAAAACGCCCGGCGGTACTGCTGGCGGCGGGCATCGGCGTCACGCCCTTGCTGGCCATGCTGCGCCACATCGTCTACGAGGGCCAGCGCAGGCAGCGGACGCGGCCGACCTGGTTCTTCCAGTCGGCGCGCACGCTGGCGGAACGGCCCTTCTCCGAGGAAATCGCCGCGCTGGCCGCGCAGGGCGGCGATGCGGTGCACCTGGTGCGCCTGCTCAGCGACCCCGCCGGCGCCCAGCCGGGCCAGGATTACGACGAAGCGGGCCGCATCGGCGTCGACGTCCTGCGCCGGCACCTGCCCTTCGACGATTACGACTTCTATCTTTGCGGTCCCGCATCCTTCATGCAGGCCCTGTACGACGGCCTGCGCGCGCTGAACGTCGCGGACGCACGCATCCATGCCGAGGCCTTCGGCGCGTCCTCGCTGGTCCGCCAGGCAGCGGCCGCCGCCAAGACCGATGGCAGCGCGCAAGGCGACGCCATCGCCGCGCGCGATACGCCCGCCGCACGCGGCGCCGCGGCCACCAACGGGCCCGCACATCCGCCGGCTGGCGAGCCCGTGCCGGTGGCCTTCGTGCGGTCGGCCACGCAAGCCCAATGGCAACCGGGCGCGGGCTCCCTGCTGGAACTGGCCGAGCAAAGCGGCCTGGCGCCGGACTTCGGCTGCCGCGGCGGCAGTTGCGGCACCTGCCGCACGCGCATCGTGCAGGGCGCGGTCGCCTATCCCCAGGCGCCGGAGTTCCCGGTGCCCGATGGCCAGGCCTTGATCTGCTGCGCGGTGCCCGCCGCCGGCGCGGCCCCCTTGCAGCTCGACTTGTAAGGCGGCCCCCGCGCCAACTATCGATGCCATGAGGGTAAATGGATCGAAATTAATCACTTCCGCCATGGTTCGCGCTTGCCTATAGTCCTGCCACGCCGGTGGATCGCGCCGGCCGATACAAGACACAGGAGATGGCGATGGCGGGCGTGCTGGCAGGAATACGGGTGGTGGAACAAGGCACGTTCATCACCGGGCCGGCGGCGGGGATGCTGCTGGCCGACCTGGGCGCGGACGTCGTCAAGCTGGAAAATCCCGACAAGGGCGACCCTTTCCGCGCCTTCAAGGGCGGCCTGTACAGCCCTCACTTCCAGACCTACAACCGCAACAAGCGCAGCGTGGCGCTGGACACGCGCGCCGAACAGGACCTGCGCGACTTCGACGCCTTGATCGCCAGCGCCGATGTCTTCATCCAGAATTTCCGCCCCGGCGTCGCCGAACGGCTCAATGCCGGCGAGGCCCGGCTGCGGGCCCTGAATCCGCGCCTGGTCTACTGCGCCATCAGCGGCTTCGGCGGCGACGGGCCGGCGGCGGACCGTCCCGCCTACGACACCGTGGCCCAGGCGGCCAGCGGCTTCCTTGGGTTGCTGATCAATCCCGCCAACCCCCGTGTGGTCGGTCCCGCCATCGCCGATTCGCTGACCGGCTTCTACGCCGCCTACGGCATCCTGGGCGCCCTGCATCGACGCGCCCGCACCGGCGAGGGCTGCACGGTGGCCGTCTCCATGCTGGAGGCGATGACGCATTTCAACCTGGACGCCTTCACGCATTATTTTTCGGCGGGCGAAGTGATGGGCCCCTACAGCCGGCCCAGCGTGTCGCAGTCCTACGTGCTGGAATGCGCCGACGGCAAGTGGATCGCGCTGCACATGTCGTCGCCGGAAAAGTTCTGGCAGGGACTGGCGGCCGCCATCGACCGCCCCGCCCTGTTCGACGAGGAACCCGCCTTTCGCACGCGCGAGGACCGCATCGCCAACCATGAAGCGCTGATCGCGCTGCTGCGCGGCATCTTCAAGGCCAGGACGCGCGCGCAGTGGTGCGAACGGCTGCAGGCAAACGATGTCCCCCATGCGCCCATGTACGACGCCAGCGAGGCGCTGAACGATCCGCAGGCCCGCCACCTGGAATTGGAGGTCGCGACCCGCCACCCCGTGATGGGCGAGTTCCGCACGGTGCGCAGCCCGGTCAGCTTCGACGGCGTGCGGTCGACGGCGGTATCGGCGCCGCCGATGCTGGGAGAACACACCGAGGAAGTGCTGGGCGAGCTGCGCGGCGCCCGGCCGCGGCAGCCGTAAAGGCGCTTGCGCCAAGCAAGGACACAACGACACAACGACAAGGAGAAGACATCATGAAACCCCTGGCCTTTCTTGCCGCCGCGCTGTGCGGCATCGCCCTGCACGGCACGGGCGTCGCGGGCAGCTACCCCGAGCGTCCCGTGCGCATGGTGGTCGCCTTCGGCCCCGGCACCTCCACCGACACCACGGCGCGCCTGTTCGCCGAGAAGCTGTCCGGCGCGCTGGGACAAGCGGTCATCGTGGAGAACCGCGCCGGCGCGGGCGGCAGCATCGGCACCGACTACGTGGCCAAGGCGGCGCCCGACGGCTACACCATCACCATGGGCACCGTCGGCACGCTGGCGATCAACAAGGGACTGTACAAGCGCCTGCCCTACGACCCGGTCACGTCCTTCGTCCCCATCGCCATGCCGGGCTATACGCCGACCTTGCTGGTGACGCGCGCCAACGCGCCCTGGAACACCGTGCAGGAGCTGGTCGCGTATGCCAAGGCCCATCCCGGCACCGTCACCTATGCCTCGGCCGGCCCGGGCACGTCGGGCCACCTGGCGGGCGCGATGATGGCGGAAATGAGCAAGACGCAGATGCTGCACGTGCCGTACAAGGAAGGCGCGCAGGCCGTCACGGCCGTCATGTCGGGCGAAACGGACGTCCTGTTCTACCACCCCACCGCGGTCATGCCGCAGGTCAAGGCGGGCCGCTTGAAAGCGCTGGCCGCCAGTTCGGCGCGCCGCTCCGCCGCCGCGCCCGATGTGCCCACCATGCAGGAATCCGGCTTCCCCGGTTTCGACCTGACGGCGTGGTACATGCTGGCGGCGCCCGCCGGCGTCCCGCGGGACGTGCTGGCCACGCTGGGCAAGGCCGCCGCGCAGGTCATGCAAGACCCGGCCCTGCGGCAGAAGCTGGCCGACCTGGGCGTCGAGCCGTCGACCCTGGATACGGCCGCGCTGAACCCCTTCATCAAAACGGAAACCGCCAAGTGGGCCGACATCATCGTGCAGGCCAACGCGGCCCTGGACTGAGGCATCGAACATGAAGATAGGCAAGGCGACCGTGCCGGTCACATCGATTTCCACCTCCAACAGCGAAACCATCGTGGTGCGCGGGCGCGACCTGTGCCAGGAGTTGATCGGGGTCGCGTCCTTTACCGACTACTTCCACTTCCTGGTGCTGGGCCGCATGCCGGACGGCAAATCGCGGCGCGTGCTGGACGCTACCCTGGTGGCCATCGCGGAGCACGGGCTGGTGCCCAGCGTGCAGGCCAGCCGCATGACCTATGCGGCCGCGCCGGATGCGCTGCAGGGCGCGGTGGCCGCGGGCATCCTGGGCTGCGGCTCGGTGATCCTGGGCGCCTCCGAAGCGGCGGGCGTGCTGCTGGACGCCATACGCCGGCGCGCCGCCCAAGGCAGCGATATCGCCACGGCCGCGCGCGAAGTCATCCAGGAGTACCGCGCGGCGGGCAAGGCCATACCGGGCTACGGACACCCCTTGCACAAGGCGCGCGATCCGCGCGTCGCGCGGCTGATCGACGTGGCGCGCGAGGAAGCCATCGACACGTCGTACGTCGACATTGCGCTGGCCCTGGAGCCGGCCATCGAGGAAATCGTCGGCAAGGCGCTCAAGCTGAATGTGTCGGCGGCGATTCCCGCGCTGCTGCTGGGCATCGGCTTCCCCATCGCGGCGCTGAAGGGCGTGCCCATCCTGGCCCGCACCGCGGGACTGATCGGCCACCTGGTCGAGGAGGCCCGGCGGCCCATCGGCTTTGCGCTGTCGTACCAGGCTTCGCAGGCCGTCGAATACGACGGCGAGGTGCCGGCGGGCTATCGTCCCGGGTAGCCGGCGCGCCCCATCGCCTGCTTGCGCACCAGGGCGGCGAAGGCCTTGCCTGCCCGGTCCTGGGGATGATCCGCCTTGAACAGCAGCCCGGGCGTGCGCACGGGCGTGGGGTTCTCCAGGGGAATCATCTTCAGGCCGCTGTCCTGGGCCACGGCGTTGCATGCCACGACCGCGCCCACTTCGGCGCGCGCCACCAGGCCCAGCATGGCGGCCACCGAGTTCATCTCGGCCACGATATCGGGCTCGGCCCCGGCCGCGGCGAAACACTCGTCCAACAGGCGCCGCGTGGAGAACCGGGCCGGCAGCAGCACCAGCGGCTCCCGATGCAGTTCGATCATGCGTATGCGCTTGCGCCGCGCCAGCGGGTGTGTGGCGCGCACGGTCAACAGCAGCTCTTCATTGAAAAGCGGCTCGAAGCGCAGATTGCCCGGCGCGGCCGGCCGGTACGATACCCCCAGGTCCAGCGCGCCGGACTCCAGGCCGCCGATGATGGTATCGGCTTCCAGTTCCTCGACTTGCACCCGCACCGTGGGATGGCGCGCCAGGAACACGGCGACGCAGGCCGGGATGAAACTCAGGTTGAAGGTATGCGTGGTGCCTATCCGCACCACGCCCGTGACGTCATGGCCGCCACGCTTGAGTTCGCCCAGGCCCTGGTCGATCTCCCGCAGCGCGCGCTGCGCATAGGCCTGGAAGGCGTCGCCCGCCTCCGTCATGGTCACGCGGCGCCCGCTGCGCTCGAACAGCGGCCGCCCGACTTCCTCTTCCAGCTGGCGGATCTGGTGCGACAAAGTGGACTGCGTGACGTGCACGCGCTCGGCCGCCCGCGTGAAATTCAGCGATTCGGCCAGCGCCAGGAAATATCTGAGATGGCGCAATTCCATGCGTAGGCTCCGGCAAGCGGCGGATAAACCGGCACGATTGTATCGGGGCGATCCCCGACCCCGGCACCGGCCCCGCCCCGGTCGCCAGCCGCGCGGGAGCGGGGGCCGGCCACCGCCGCTAGAAGCGCCAGGCGACGTTCACGCTGCCGGCATTCTGCCGGTTGCCGCCGCCGAACTGGCCGTTGTAGGCCACGCCCACGGTCGTCGATTTCGTCATCCGCATGTCGATGCCCAATTCCATGACGGCCGCGTCCTGCGCGATGGGAGCCCCGGCCACCGTGAAGGGCACGCTGTCGCCGAAGGCCATGGCGGTGGTGGGATCGAGGTCGCCGAAGGCATGGCGCCAGCCGGCCATGGCGTGCACGCGGCCCGGCATGCCGGCGGACTCGAAGCGCAGCTCGCCGCGCAGGCCCAGCGTCGTGGTGGTGACGGCGCTGCGCTCGCTTTCGCCGTCCAGGGCGGCCGCGCCCCCGGACTCGGAAAACCCGCGCACGCGCAGGTCGCTGTAGTTGACGCCGGCGAAGGGCTGCACCGCCATGCGGTCCGCCACGGGCAGGCGATAGCCCAGCTCGGTGAAGACCTGCGCGGTGCCGGCGTGATAACCGGCCTTGAGCGTGTCGGCCAATCCGGCGGCGGAGGTATCGCGGCGCGTATCGATATCGTGCCAGGTGTAGGCCGCGCCCGCGGTCCATTCGATGTGTCCCGGACCGGCCTGGAAGGCCTTGCCGCCAAAGACCGTGGCGCTGTAGCTGTCCACGTCCGCGGTGGCGGCGCGGTCGCGCAGCGACACATGGCTGCCGGTATAGCCCAGCGCCCCGCCCAGGCGCCAGCCGGCGCCGACCGCGTGGTCGCCGCCCACGAACAGGCCGCCGTCCGATTGCCGCACGCGTCCCGCGTTGCCATTGCCGTCCAGCGTGCGCCAGCTGCCGAAGACCTCGGCCCATAGCGGCTGCGCGGCCGACCGCGGCATCGCGGTCGCGCCCAATGCCGCCGATCCCGCTTGTGCCACGGGGTCGCCGGCCGTCTGGCCGGCGTACAGGTTTGCGCGCAGATGCGCCGTGGGCAGGCTGGCCACCGTGTCTCCCACGCCGTGCAGCACGGCGATGGTGCTGGCGTGGATCTCGCCGGACAGGGCGTCGAATGCCGCCGGCGGCGCGCCCGCCGGCAGGTTCAGCACCTGGGAATAGACGGCGTTGTCCTGCGGCAGCGTCTGTACGGCATTGGCGACGGCGCGCTGGTTGCGCGTGTCGGCGGCATCGGCGAAGCGGATCGGCCGCGTGCCGCCGCCATTACCATTGCCGCCGTTGCCGCCGTTGCCGCCGCCCCCGTCGCCGCCGTTGCCCGAGCCGCCGTCGCCCGGCACCTGCTTCAACTGCATCCGCAAGGTGACGTCGTTCGCGCCGTAGCTCAGCTTGGGATCCAGGAAGGCGTAGTTGCTGGCCACGCTGTTGAACGCGCCTTGCACGCCCCCTGCCGCCGTCACGATGGTGTAGTCGCGCGCCAGGCTGAAATTGCCGTCCGGGCCCACATGCACGACCGAACCCGCCAGCGTCGCCGTCCCGCCCACCGCGATGCGGTCGCTGGCCGTGGATGAAGAATCGACTTCCACCTGATAGACGGCGCCCGGCGCCATGGTGAAGTTGCCGGTGACGTGCAGCGTGCCGATGGAATTGCCCGGCGCCACGATGCCGCCGGCGCCGATCAGCGCGCCGCCGACCGTGCCCTGCCCGCCCAGCGTGGCGCCGTTGGCCACGGTCACGATGCCCGGCAGGACGGCGCCGGCGTGCGTGGCGTCGCCCACCACCAGCTTGCCCGCTTGCAGCGCGAAGGCGCCGGTGTACGTACTGGCGCCGTTCAGCGTCAAGGTGGCGGCGCCGGTCTTGGCCAGCGCGCCGCCGCCGGAAAGCGTGCCTTGCAGCGTCACGGGCTGCGGCGTATCCAGGGTGCCGCCGCCCGCGTCCACCACGATGGGGCGCGCGGTATCGATGGCAGCGGTATTGCGCAGGGTGCCGCCGTTGAAGGTCAGGGCGCCCGCGACATTGCCCAGCGCCGCGTCCGACCCGACGACCAGCGTGCCGGCGCTCAGGGTCCATGGCGTGACGCCGGCGTTGACGCCGGTCAACGTCCACGTGCTGGCGCCCGTTTTCTCGTAGCGGTTGAAGCCCTGGTACTGGACCGCGGCGCCCACGGCGCCGATCTGGCCGACGTTGAAGCTGGTACTGGCATCCGTCGTATCGCCGCCCAGGGCCAGGATATCCCCGCCGAGCGCCGTGCCGCTGGTGCTGACGACATTGCCCAGGATGGTGGACCCGGCCTGCAGCGTCAGGCGATTCGCACCGCCGCTCAATTCCACGGCATTGGCGCGGCCCCCGCCGAAGCTGCCCATGCCGCCCACGATGGTGCCGCTATTGGCGATCGCGACGCCGCCCTGGGCGATCACGCCGGCCCCGCCGGCGCCCCCCGTTGTACCGCTGGGCGTGCCGCCGGCGCCGCCGAAGATGATACCGGCGTTCTGCAGGGCGCCGCCGGTGTTGACGTAGCGCACGCCGGCCCCGCCATTGCCGGGCTGGCCGCCGGCTCCGACGCTGTCGCCGCCCCGGCCACCGATGATCTGGCCAGCGGCATCGTTGACGATGGCGGTGCCGTTGGCGACGATGGCATCGCCGCCCGCCCCGGCCGCGGCCGCGCTACCTCCGTTGCCGCCACGGATGAACGCGGCATTGTTCACCGCCCCGCGGTTGGCGAGCACCGCGGCGCCGCCCAGGCCGCCCGCGCCGCTGGTTGCCTCGCCGCCCAAGCCGCCCTGTACGGTGCCGGCATTGTTGAACAGCGTGCCGCCATCGACCAGGAAGACGCCCGCGCCGCCACCGCCGCCGCCCGAATCCGGGCCCAGGCCGGCCGTGCCGCCGGTGCCGCCGACGATCACCGACCCGTCATGCTGGATGGTCCCGCCCGACACCAGTACCAAGGCGGCGCCCCCGCCGCCGCCGCCGCCGGCGCCGCCCACCGCCGTGGCTCCGTCGCCGCCATTGCCGCCGGAGACGGAGGTCCCATTGGTGAAAAGCACCGCATTCGCGCCGGTCAGGACCAGGCCGCCCTGGGCGCCGCTGCCGCCGCCGCCGCCCGCGTCGAAGGAACCGGCGCTGCCGTCCTCGCCGTCCAGCCCGAACATCGCGCTGGATAGCACCGTACTCGGGTTGCCGCTGACATTGCCCGGCGGCGTCAGGCTATTGCCCCCCGCGCCGCCCGGGGCGGCGAGGCCGCCGGCGCCGCCGCCGCCGCCCCCGCCCGAACTGGCATCGCCTCCCAGGACGAGGCCTCCAAGGCCACCCGCAGAACTGGAATTGCCGCCGTTTGCGCCGGGTCCGGCGCCGCCGCCCAGCGGCGCGCCGCTGCCGCCGCCGCCGCCCGCGACGGGTGTGGCGGGGATCGGCCCCCCTTGTCCGCCGCCACCGCCGCCACCGCCCCCTGCCAGGCCACCCGCACCGCCACCGCCGCCATTGCCGTTCATGGAATCGCCGCCTTTACCGCCCTGTCCGCCGCCGCTGGCGATATCGCCCGGCGCGGCCCAGGCCGCCATGGGCGCGGCCGCGGAGAGGACGGCGGCGGCCAGGGCGAGCCTGAGCGTGGACAAGGGCAGATCGGGCGCGCGGCCATGCCGAGGGGTGCGATTTCCTTGCGGGGTGTTTTTCGTTTTCATATCGGCGCAAATAAGCAGCAGCGGCGTGCACGAGCGCGCGCCAGCACTGGGGGGAAGCACTAGGGAAATCCAGCCCACATCGTTCGGTGGGCAGCGCCGCGGCTTAGGCCGAATTAGGGAGACGGCGCGCGGCGATTGTAAAAGGCGGCGGGCGGAAATGGCATTCTGTTTCAGTCAGGGTGGCCACCACCGCTTGAATCCAGCAGGC is from Bordetella bronchialis and encodes:
- a CDS encoding autotransporter domain-containing protein, with the translated sequence MKTKNTPQGNRTPRHGRAPDLPLSTLRLALAAAVLSAAAPMAAWAAPGDIASGGGQGGKGGDSMNGNGGGGGAGGLAGGGGGGGGGQGGPIPATPVAGGGGGSGAPLGGGAGPGANGGNSSSAGGLGGLVLGGDASSGGGGGGGAGGLAAPGGAGGNSLTPPGNVSGNPSTVLSSAMFGLDGEDGSAGSFDAGGGGGSGAQGGLVLTGANAVLFTNGTSVSGGNGGDGATAVGGAGGGGGGGAALVLVSGGTIQHDGSVIVGGTGGTAGLGPDSGGGGGGAGVFLVDGGTLFNNAGTVQGGLGGEATSGAGGLGGAAVLANRGAVNNAAFIRGGNGGSAAAAGAGGDAIVANGTAIVNDAAGQIIGGRGGDSVGAGGQPGNGGAGVRYVNTGGALQNAGIIFGGAGGTPSGTTGGAGGAGVIAQGGVAIANSGTIVGGMGSFGGGRANAVELSGGANRLTLQAGSTILGNVVSTSGTALGGDILALGGDTTDASTSFNVGQIGAVGAAVQYQGFNRYEKTGASTWTLTGVNAGVTPWTLSAGTLVVGSDAALGNVAGALTFNGGTLRNTAAIDTARPIVVDAGGGTLDTPQPVTLQGTLSGGGALAKTGAATLTLNGASTYTGAFALQAGKLVVGDATHAGAVLPGIVTVANGATLGGQGTVGGALIGAGGIVAPGNSIGTLHVTGNFTMAPGAVYQVEVDSSSTASDRIAVGGTATLAGSVVHVGPDGNFSLARDYTIVTAAGGVQGAFNSVASNYAFLDPKLSYGANDVTLRMQLKQVPGDGGSGNGGDGGGGNGGNGGNGNGGGTRPIRFADAADTRNQRAVANAVQTLPQDNAVYSQVLNLPAGAPPAAFDALSGEIHASTIAVLHGVGDTVASLPTAHLRANLYAGQTAGDPVAQAGSAALGATAMPRSAAQPLWAEVFGSWRTLDGNGNAGRVRQSDGGLFVGGDHAVGAGWRLGGALGYTGSHVSLRDRAATADVDSYSATVFGGKAFQAGPGHIEWTAGAAYTWHDIDTRRDTSAAGLADTLKAGYHAGTAQVFTELGYRLPVADRMAVQPFAGVNYSDLRVRGFSESGGAAALDGESERSAVTTTTLGLRGELRFESAGMPGRVHAMAGWRHAFGDLDPTTAMAFGDSVPFTVAGAPIAQDAAVMELGIDMRMTKSTTVGVAYNGQFGGGNRQNAGSVNVAWRF